The window TCTCTTCCAAGATCAAATCTGGGAACTGTTCTATTTCCACATCTTTTTCCATTTTAGACATGTATATCTTGAGCAAAAACGTTAGCAGCAACATGGGCACTCCCtctttccatgaaatgaaaagGCAAGCCTCTTTCTATTTCAAAGAGAAAATCAAGACTGCTAGATTGGCTCTTACAGATGCCACGCCTGCACAATTGTAAGTCCATAATCTTTACAATTTCTGTAaaaatgggtttttgttttggtttcttgGTATGGGGATGTTTCGGATGACACCCTTGATATTTGCAGAATGACAGAAGAAGCTACAGGTGGGAATACATGGGCGCCAGAAATGCCTACCCTGCTTTCCATTTCAAGGGCTGCTTTTGAACTAGATGACTATACGAGAATTGTGGAGATTCTGCACAAAAGGTTTCAGggtttggtttgttttttgtcttttctttttcattcttatttTGCCAATTTTGATGGGGAAGAATGATTATGGGTttggttatttttaaaaattgggcATCAGATTCCTGAAGTTTGAAAGAAAGAACTGGAGGGTCTCTTACAATTCCCTGATTGTACTTGAGCATTTGTTGACTCATGGACCAGAGAGTGTTGCAGGAGAATTTGAAAGTGACCAAGATTTGATTAGTGAAATGGAAAGCTTTCAGTATATAGATGAAAAAGGGTCTGTAATTCTAACTTTTGTCTTGTTTTATGTTAGCACTTGGCTCTATATGGACTCTTGACAAAGATCCAACCCTTGTATGCAGATTTAATTGGGGCCTTGCTGTTAGGAAAAAAGCAGAAAGAGTATTGAAGCTGCTTGAGAAAGGTCCTCTTCTCaaagaagagagagacagagctCGGAGTGTAACAAGAGGGATTCAAGGTTTTGGGAGCTTTAGCCAGCGGTCATTTCCATCACCACGAGGCATGCTTACAGAATCATCATCAGTCACAACATTTGGGAAGTCTAATTCTCATTTCAACAGTCAAGAAAATCAGGAAAACCAGATTTCAACCTCTAACAAAGGGTTGACCAAAGAAGTTAAACTATCAGAGCAAAACAATGAGGACATAACGTTAGAGTCTGGAAATAAAATGGTGAATGAGAAACCCTGGGGCAGTTTGTTCGATGGCCAGGTGCTTGAGTCAGCTGAAACTCAGACCAGTTTCAAAGAAAACATGGTTCCTAACCAGGAAGAGTTGCACAGATGGAACTTCACAGGAGAGTCTAACCTACTTCTGGATGGTAAGAAAGATGAACCCGGGGCTGAGATGTCCATGGAAGAAGACCATCCCTTTAATAAGACTGAGAATCAAACCAGTGCCTCCCTGCTTTTGTAGATTCCCCTCAAATGGACTGGTGCTGCAATCTATAATCAAAACTAGCTCAGTTTTGGTTGTTCCTGTCATCATATGTGTGGGTATTACTACTCTTTTTGTGATTGTTCAAAATGAAGAGAGACGATGTCATTGAGATTCTTGAAACTGTTTCGAAGATAGTTTCAAGTcaaagaaatttatgattttcgTTCTCTTTCAAATGTGAGGGTTCCTAACCATAATGTTTAATCCATGATGGTTGTGTGTAACAATAGGCTGAAGTTCACGAGGTTTTGAAAGAAATTTATGATGATACTAAATGGAGTTGCTTGTTGGCTTCCTTGGATGGCTTGCTTCCCTTGTAGACTCGTGTAGAACAACCTCTATTCATTAGAAAACAtgtttaattcaaaatttcactTTTCTGTTTAGTTCACCTCATAAATGCTTCATAGATATATGTTTCAAGCTTAAAAATTGGATTAACTAATCCGTCTTCATCTCCATACTCAACACTAAAGGCTCTTCTGGTTACTCTTCACAACAGAATACAAACCAAATAACTCCCACTTATTGCATATCTCCAATGATAATGCACCAGTACTCCCACATAGATACTGAAGGGACTCCCATCATTTACAAAGCCAATCCTGTATAGCAAGCCACAGAGTATTTTCAGGAGTGGGATGCAAGCGACTCACTTTCAAATTGACCATTGAATAAGTTTCACGCTCAATTCCGAGCCATCCCCGCAAGGCTTCCCCCTTGGCAAGTGAACCCATCTGCTGCCACCAAAGGTTCATCCATAATTTCCTGAACACAACCCATTACACGAATAAGCTACATGATACATAATACGGATCACCAGGATAAACATGCATGAATGTTCCAGATTTGTTCAATGTGAGAACAATAACATTTCTGGGATATTTTGCATTTCAGTTATATCTTCACCCCATGGCAATACTGCAAAAGTCTACTTTTTAGCTCCATGGAAGTAAGCACAATTCAAATGTATTATTCTCTGTGTGGCAAGAGCATCCTTACTCTCATAAATAACCAAATGGCATAAAGTGGACAAGAAAAGCACATCTCAGGTTCTTTGAACCACGGTTTGAACCCGAGTTGAGCTTGAGGCTCAGGGCCTTGAGTTTCAAGCACCTTAAATTCATGCAAGTTGACACTCGATACTTGTAGCAATAAAGCTTGAGTTTCAGATTTCTCCTCCCAACGTAGATAAAGGTATAAAGGTTGAGATCACTGGTCAATTCAGATTGGTCATATATAAGAATCATATTAGTTGGCGTCACCAGTAGCTTAAATGGTTCATCAGCCCACTTAAATAACTTGAACATCACTAGCTACTATTTAATGCTTTTCACCTAAAGGAAAGTGCACAAGAAATACGATCGCACTGGTCGCTCTTCTGAGTAATGCAATTGCTGCAGTTCCTATTGTGCTACGTGCAGCAATTATGATGAATAatacaaaaaagagaaaacaagaaaaatacacaGAATTTAACATGGTTCAGCAATGTACCTATATCCATAAGAGCGGGGGCTGAATTTTTACTATGTATCAAATTAGGATTACATCATATGTATTTAGACTAAACCCTAGTCGTTCCGCTCCGCTCTGCTCGGAACGCTACACTCCCCTCACTCCGTTTCGCCTCACTCCGTTTCGCCTCACTCACGCCATCAGTCTGCTTTCTCTATATACGTGTATTCCACTCAATATGAGCCACATACTACAACAGTTACCTCACCACAGAAGGTGACAGCATTGACCAGCCCACAATTGTCTTGCCACTAATGCAGTCCATTGATTCCATTCTATAGCCAATGGATCTAAAACTGAAGCCAAATTCCGGCATGAAACTGCCTTATGCACCTCAGCTGCTAACCAACTGGCAGCCTTCCTGCTAGTAACTGCAAAATAATCATCCCAAGAAATAATTATCCGACTTGGGCGTCAGCACTCCAATTTTCTGAAACTCTGGTTCTGTATACGTTAAAGCACACCCTTTGGCTCTGTGCTCCGATGGAAACTGGTGCAATATGATCTTATGAGGTCATAATTCCATCAACATAATCTGCAGGGTCAACAATTGGGGTCAGATGCATGTGAAATTCCAGCCAATGGCTGACATATTAAGTTCACTCTCCCGAACCCCACGAGGGAGCAGAAAAGGGAGTAGGAAAGAGGCCCCAGGTGAAACTGAAGTTCAAGTTCAGGGAAACATATGATCCATGCATCTCATTGAACTCATTTGGATatccagacaaaaaaaaaaaaaaaagtgtaatccAGATAGAACAGAGAGctcttttttcttccacaaCCCTTCTATGGTATGTACATTAATGCTTGGCACGTTCTACAGAGTGTCTTAGGTAAAGTgtgtcttataaaaaaatggaagtttGAGGGCTAGTTTgggtatttttagatatttcatttctaaatatcacttaattacaaaatacttttcaatttcaaatattcaactttttcatctaatcattacttaattattttctaactacaaaatccaaaataatttttttaaacttttaaacaaaacacaaagagtaatacaatttttttaaatttcaaaaaatatatatatttaaacaattttttaactttataatataattattcaacttttcatttttcatttttcaaaatacaataaaatattttaactcgaatcattttaatattattcacatattttgagatattttaagtGTCTAAACCAACTTGAGTGTTTTGAGTACTCACAATAACAAGAAAGAAACTTGTATGACTGAACCCATATGTTAGTACTGCAAGCAAATACGGTGAaattgcaaaaaagaaaaataaagaatatcaaGAATAATAGAACCTGCGTGCAGAAGTAAGTAATTATAATAGTAAGTGTTGCTTGTTTGTGTGGAGCTTGGTTGTGTTTGTAGTAGTAGTTGGATTTGATGATCAGATCCAAGACCCATGATAATGGGAGCGGAGGCTTGACCCAACCCGGCTAAGatatttattgtattaaataaaattctatatagCTCGTCAGATATAGGTATGTTATCAAATCACGTAAatcttgtattatatataattaatgttattttttattttaatttttctgttatCGTTGCTGAAAATAAGGAATCACCATGCATTCTTGTATATTCTGAAAGCTTTCATTGCGACTTCAAAAAAACTTGGACACCCATATACATAACAGTACGATAATTCCATTCAATGCCTCCAATTTAATTCGGGAAAGAAGTCAATATGCAAGCATTCGGGAAAAAAGAAATCACGCACAGGCCTTTTAACGGAAAACAATCAGAACGTACCTCAGTTATGTGTACGTGGGAATCGAATCAGAAGGGTGATCATGAACGTGAAGATCAATACAAGTTTATCCGGTCCCAAACCTCTTGAATTTAGGCTTCATTTGTTTCTCAAATTCAGTtgaattcaatctaattttaaattgaatttaacatttaaatattcaatttttaaattattaaattcatcccaattcaaaactttcataggatctataatttttttcaacttaaaatatctttatacgtgagacccacaatcttttttaattttttaaaaaaagtattaaagtcatcttaacattcaaacacattttaaattcaatttaaatgtATTCTACATAACTCTCTCAATTActtaattcactattatttataataaacttaattaagctCAACTTATTAGCATTGGAATGCAGCCTTAGTAATTGAAGCAGAACCATAGCTCAGTCCACGGACTTCCCGACCACAATGTGCACTTTCGCACCTCCTGCTTCTGCCACAACCTCGGACGGACATTCTTCTAGTATTCGAAGAATCGGATTCTTTGAAAGATACCGTTCTTCTTGTATTCGGTTAGTTGGTCTTCCAAATCGATCGGATTCTTTGAAAGATATATACAACTTGAACATCTCTTcctgtatttaaataaaatctaattaaaatatgagacataattaaattaagtaattcaataataaaattcatgattaaaaataatattttatcagaaTATCTCGATAACGGTGATTAGAGATGCCAAAGGAATATCGGTACTTAGataattgtttcattttttgttctctcattATATTATGGCGAGGAGATTAATTATAAAGGTACGTGAGTAGCTGAGGTAGGAGGCTAAACTTGCATGGGGGAGGTGGTATATTAGATGATTTGAAAGGTTGGTGAGGAAGTTTTGAAACAAACCTACAAACAGTTAAGTGATCTCTCGCTGTTAATATGGCCCTCAAGTGTCGTTAGAAAAACCAACCAAGTTGCGTATTATTAATTGGCCAATGACGGTTAATGCCTAAAAAATGCACAACAGAttagaagggaaaaaagaataattctcGGACTGCTATGATAATTTGGGCCTCGATTGATGTAGTGTGGAGCCCCCGTCAATGGTAAGGTGTAGTTGTGCAGTGTCTGTACTTACATCTTTGACAGTGAACATGAAATAAATgcaggaaaaataaagagacaGATATACAGATTTACGTGATTTGGCATAATGTCTATGTCTACGAGATTTTGGAGAAgaataatctactataatatggTTGTTTTACAAgctctcatggtctctcatcCTCACTGTACAACAGAGATCAATGATCTATTTTCTAAAGGAAACACTACTGTTGGTGCTCCAGTCATGAGGTGGAAGAAGCCGAATGAGAAGTTGAAGTATGGAAGCAGAAGCTCCCTTCAAGTTGTCTAGTCCTTCCCATTTATCGTATGCCCATTCTTCTTTTATGTTACATCACATCTTCTATATgtcacatttttcattttcctcttgacactaggggtgtaagttgaaactGGAAAACCGGTCCAAACCAGACCGGTTTTACctgttttgaaccggtccggtccggaaccggttcttagaatgtgaaaaccggccggttccggttttaagatttttcggaccggaccggttgataaaaaaagaatataaaaagaatatttatat is drawn from Juglans regia cultivar Chandler chromosome 5, Walnut 2.0, whole genome shotgun sequence and contains these coding sequences:
- the LOC109002652 gene encoding ENTH domain-containing protein C794.11c-like: MYILSKNVSSNMGTPSFHEMKRQASFYFKEKIKTARLALTDATPAQLMTEEATGGNTWAPEMPTLLSISRAAFELDDYTRIVEILHKRFLKFERKNWRVSYNSLIVLEHLLTHGPESVAGEFESDQDLISEMESFQYIDEKGFNWGLAVRKKAERVLKLLEKGPLLKEERDRARSVTRGIQGFGSFSQRSFPSPRGMLTESSSVTTFGKSNSHFNSQENQENQISTSNKGLTKEVKLSEQNNEDITLESGNKMVNEKPWGSLFDGQVLESAETQTSFKENMVPNQEELHRWNFTGESNLLLDGKKDEPGAEMSMEEDHPFNKTENQTSASLLL